The following proteins are co-located in the Heteronotia binoei isolate CCM8104 ecotype False Entrance Well chromosome 21, APGP_CSIRO_Hbin_v1, whole genome shotgun sequence genome:
- the LOC132589100 gene encoding oocyte zinc finger protein XlCOF6-like isoform X4, giving the protein MLDNYGNVASLESTDVPETAVETDEGLENFSRGSPQNISFPSELVATGGVEESFGEFQGFSLEKVQNEQAEGYFRNRDGLQRQEGSGMEKKHAMSFPRQEWGFDEIPGHNHLQWTHSGMKPFLCSKRGMMISSGRQGHVYFPNHIIIKACKCCFCGKYFRYRAQLLLHQRIHTAQKLFECSECGKRFSQNGSLQLHERTHTGEKPFECSECGKRFSRSGGLQQHQRTHTGEKPFECSECGKRFSQNGSLQLHERTHTGEKPFECSECGKKFSRSDNLQEHQRTHTGEKPFECSECGKRFSQNGSLQLHQRTHTGEKPFECSECGKKFSRSDNYQEHQRTHTGEKPCECSECGKRFSRSDNLQEHQRTHTGEKPFECSECGKRFSQNGTLQKHERIHTGEKPFQCFECGKRFSRSDGLQQHQRTHTGEKPFECSECGKRFSQNGTLQLHQRTHTGEKPFECSECGKKFSRSDNLQEHQRTHTGEKPFECSDCGKRFSLSSSLQKHQKTHTGEKPFECSECGKRFSLSSSLQEHQRTHTGEKPFECSECGKRFSRSGALQQHQRTHTGEKPFECSQCGKRFSQSGTLQQHLRTHTGEKPFECSQCGKRYSEYGSLQQHQRTHTGDKPFICLECGKRFSRSSSLQKHQRIHTGEKPFECSECGKRFSQNGTLQKHQITHTGEKPFECSECGKKFSQNGTLQQHQRTHTGEKPFECSECGKRFSLSSSFQQHERTHTGEKPFECSDCGKRFCRSDSLQQHQRTHTGEKPFECSECGKRFSRSGNLQQHQRIHSGETLLMFSVERDSV; this is encoded by the exons AAAGCACGGATGTACCAGAGACTGCAGTGGAGACAGACGAAGGGCTGGAGAACTTCTCAAGAGGGTCTCCACAGAATATTTCCTTCCCGAGTGAACTGGTTGCGA caggaggTGTGGAGGAGTCATTTGGGGAATTTCAGGGATTctcactggaaaaagtccagaatgaACAAGCCGAAGGATACTTCAGGAATAGAGATGGACTacagaggcaggaaggaagcgGTATGGAGAAGAAGCATGCTATGTCTTTTCCTCGCCAAGAATGGGGCTTCGATGAAATCCCAGGCCACAACCATCTCCAGTGGACTCATTCAGGAATGAAGCCTTTTCTCTGCTCAAAGAGAGGAATGATGATCTCCAGTGGAAGACAGGGTCATGTATATTTTCCAAACCACATTATAATAAAGGCATGTAAATGCTGTTTTTGCGGAAAGTACTTCCGATACAGAGCACAGCTTCTTCTACACCAAAGAATACACACAGCACAGaagctttttgaatgctcagagtgtggaaagagattcagtcaaaatgGAAGTCTTCAACTGCAcgaaagaacccacacaggtgagaaaccttttgaatgctcagagtgtggaaagagatttagccGGAGTGGTGgccttcaacagcatcaaagaacccacacaggggagaaaccttttgaatgttcagagtgtggaaagagattcagtcagaatggcagtcttcaactgcacgaaagaacccacacaggggagaaaccatttgaatgctcagagtgtggaaagaaattcagtaggAGTGACAATCTTCAAgaacatcaaagaacccacacaggggagaaaccttttgaatgctcagagtgtggaaagagattcagtcagaatggcagtcttcaactACACCAAAgaactcatacaggggagaaaccatttgaatgctcagaatgtggaaagaaatttagTAGGAGTGACAATTACCaggagcatcaaagaacccacacaggggagaaaccatgtgaatgttcagagtgtggcaagagattcagtaggagtgacaatcttcaagagcatcagagaacccatacaggggaaaagccttttgaatgctccgagtgtggaaagagattcagtcagaatggcactcttcaaaagcatgaaagaatccacacaggggagaaaccatttcagTGCTttgagtgtggaaaaagatttagTCGGAGTGatggtcttcaacagcatcaaagaacccacacaggggaaaaaccttttgaatgctcagagtgtggaaagagattcagtcagaatggcactcttcaactgcaccaaagaacccacacaggggagaaaccatttgaatgctcagagtgtggaaagaaattcagtaggAGTGacaatcttcaagagcatcaaagaacccacacaggggaaaaaccttttgaatgctcagactgtggaaagagattcagtctgagttccagtcttcaaaagcatcaaaaaacccacacaggggagaaaccatttgaatgctcagaatgtggaaagagattcagtctgagttccagtcttcaagagcatcaaagaacccatacaggggagaaaccttttgaatgctcagagtgtggaaagagattcagtaggagtggTGCACTTCAGCAGCATCAacgaactcacacaggggagaagccttttgaatgctcacagtgtggaaagagatttagtcagagtggtactcttcaacagcatctgagaacccacacaggggagaaaccttttgaatgctcacagtgtggaaagagatacaGTGAGTATGGCAGTCtgcaacagcatcaaagaacccacacaggggacaaaCCCTTTatatgcttagagtgtggaaagagatttagtcggaGTTCCAGTCTTCAgaagcatcaaagaatccacacaggggagaaaccttttgaatgctcagagtgtggaaagagattcagtcagaatggcactcttcaaaagcatcaaataacccatacaggggagaaaccttttgaatgttcagagtgtggaaagaaattcagtcagaatggcactcttcaacagcatcaaaggacccacacaggggagaaaccttttgaatgttcagagtgtggaaagagattcagtcttaGTTCCAGTTTTCAACAGCatgagagaacccacacaggggagaagccttttgaatgctcagattgtggaaagaggTTTTGTCGGAGtgacagtcttcaacagcatcaaagaacccacacaggggagaaaccttttgaatgttcagagtgtgggaagagattcagtaggagtggcaatcttcaacaacatcaaagaattcacagtGGAGAAACCCTTTTAATgttcagtgtggaaagagattcagtctga
- the LOC132589100 gene encoding oocyte zinc finger protein XlCOF6-like isoform X8 has product MLDNYGNVASLGKDLRETAVETDEGLENFSRGSPQNISFPSELVATGGVEESFGEFQGFSLEKVQNEQAEGYFRNRDGLQRQEGSGMEKKHAMSFPRQEWGFDEIPGHNHLQWTHSGMKPFLCSKRGMMISSGRQGHVYFPNHIIIKACKCCFCGKYFRYRAQLLLHQRIHTAQKLFECSECGKRFSQNGSLQLHERTHTGEKPFECSECGKRFSRSGGLQQHQRTHTGEKPFECSECGKRFSQNGSLQLHERTHTGEKPFECSECGKKFSRSDNLQEHQRTHTGEKPFECSECGKRFSQNGSLQLHQRTHTGEKPFECSECGKKFSRSDNYQEHQRTHTGEKPCECSECGKRFSRSDNLQEHQRTHTGEKPFECSECGKRFSQNGTLQKHERIHTGEKPFQCFECGKRFSRSDGLQQHQRTHTGEKPFECSECGKRFSQNGTLQLHQRTHTGEKPFECSECGKKFSRSDNLQEHQRTHTGEKPFECSDCGKRFSLSSSLQKHQKTHTGEKPFECSECGKRFSLSSSLQEHQRTHTGEKPFECSECGKRFSRSGALQQHQRTHTGEKPFECSQCGKRFSQSGTLQQHLRTHTGEKPFECSQCGKRYSEYGSLQQHQRTHTGDKPFICLECGKRFSRSSSLQKHQRIHTGEKPFECSECGKRFSQNGTLQKHQITHTGEKPFECSECGKKFSQNGTLQQHQRTHTGEKPFECSECGKRFSLSSSFQQHERTHTGEKPFECSDCGKRFCRSDSLQQHQRTHTGEKPFECSECGKRFSRSGNLQQHQRIHSGETLLMFSVERDSV; this is encoded by the exons ACTGCAGTGGAGACAGACGAAGGGCTGGAGAACTTCTCAAGAGGGTCTCCACAGAATATTTCCTTCCCGAGTGAACTGGTTGCGA caggaggTGTGGAGGAGTCATTTGGGGAATTTCAGGGATTctcactggaaaaagtccagaatgaACAAGCCGAAGGATACTTCAGGAATAGAGATGGACTacagaggcaggaaggaagcgGTATGGAGAAGAAGCATGCTATGTCTTTTCCTCGCCAAGAATGGGGCTTCGATGAAATCCCAGGCCACAACCATCTCCAGTGGACTCATTCAGGAATGAAGCCTTTTCTCTGCTCAAAGAGAGGAATGATGATCTCCAGTGGAAGACAGGGTCATGTATATTTTCCAAACCACATTATAATAAAGGCATGTAAATGCTGTTTTTGCGGAAAGTACTTCCGATACAGAGCACAGCTTCTTCTACACCAAAGAATACACACAGCACAGaagctttttgaatgctcagagtgtggaaagagattcagtcaaaatgGAAGTCTTCAACTGCAcgaaagaacccacacaggtgagaaaccttttgaatgctcagagtgtggaaagagatttagccGGAGTGGTGgccttcaacagcatcaaagaacccacacaggggagaaaccttttgaatgttcagagtgtggaaagagattcagtcagaatggcagtcttcaactgcacgaaagaacccacacaggggagaaaccatttgaatgctcagagtgtggaaagaaattcagtaggAGTGACAATCTTCAAgaacatcaaagaacccacacaggggagaaaccttttgaatgctcagagtgtggaaagagattcagtcagaatggcagtcttcaactACACCAAAgaactcatacaggggagaaaccatttgaatgctcagaatgtggaaagaaatttagTAGGAGTGACAATTACCaggagcatcaaagaacccacacaggggagaaaccatgtgaatgttcagagtgtggcaagagattcagtaggagtgacaatcttcaagagcatcagagaacccatacaggggaaaagccttttgaatgctccgagtgtggaaagagattcagtcagaatggcactcttcaaaagcatgaaagaatccacacaggggagaaaccatttcagTGCTttgagtgtggaaaaagatttagTCGGAGTGatggtcttcaacagcatcaaagaacccacacaggggaaaaaccttttgaatgctcagagtgtggaaagagattcagtcagaatggcactcttcaactgcaccaaagaacccacacaggggagaaaccatttgaatgctcagagtgtggaaagaaattcagtaggAGTGacaatcttcaagagcatcaaagaacccacacaggggaaaaaccttttgaatgctcagactgtggaaagagattcagtctgagttccagtcttcaaaagcatcaaaaaacccacacaggggagaaaccatttgaatgctcagaatgtggaaagagattcagtctgagttccagtcttcaagagcatcaaagaacccatacaggggagaaaccttttgaatgctcagagtgtggaaagagattcagtaggagtggTGCACTTCAGCAGCATCAacgaactcacacaggggagaagccttttgaatgctcacagtgtggaaagagatttagtcagagtggtactcttcaacagcatctgagaacccacacaggggagaaaccttttgaatgctcacagtgtggaaagagatacaGTGAGTATGGCAGTCtgcaacagcatcaaagaacccacacaggggacaaaCCCTTTatatgcttagagtgtggaaagagatttagtcggaGTTCCAGTCTTCAgaagcatcaaagaatccacacaggggagaaaccttttgaatgctcagagtgtggaaagagattcagtcagaatggcactcttcaaaagcatcaaataacccatacaggggagaaaccttttgaatgttcagagtgtggaaagaaattcagtcagaatggcactcttcaacagcatcaaaggacccacacaggggagaaaccttttgaatgttcagagtgtggaaagagattcagtcttaGTTCCAGTTTTCAACAGCatgagagaacccacacaggggagaagccttttgaatgctcagattgtggaaagaggTTTTGTCGGAGtgacagtcttcaacagcatcaaagaacccacacaggggagaaaccttttgaatgttcagagtgtgggaagagattcagtaggagtggcaatcttcaacaacatcaaagaattcacagtGGAGAAACCCTTTTAATgttcagtgtggaaagagattcagtctga